The DNA sequence TTTACGGTGAAGCCCACAGAAAGCATGAAGAGAAGATCCTTAGCTACATATATCAATACAGAAAGGGAAGACCTTTTGCGTCAATGAGCGATCAGGTAGTTTTACTCGTTGATGAGGGAAGTGAGACGGGAATGAAGTTTCTAACCGCTTTGAAGATGATTCTGGCGATGAAACCAAAGGCTGTCTATATTGCGGTGCCTGTAATTCCAAGTGATGTTTTGGAGTTTTTAGAGCAGTTTACGGACAATATATTTTTTATATACAATATAGATGATTATGTTGAGACATCTCTATATTACGAAGAGTTAAATAAGATAGATGAAGATATGATAGAGAAAATATTAGGAGAAAAAAGTGAAATATGATGTAAACATTGATTTAGAAAATAGAAGTGAAGAGTATTCGTTTAGTGAAGTTGCTAGACAGGCAAACGGAGCTGCTTGGATAAAGAGCGGCGATACCGTTATTTTGGCAACGGTAGTAATAGACGAAACAGAGATAGTAAAAGATGATTTTCTCCCATTAACAGTACAGTATATTGAAAAAACATATGCAGCAGGCAAGATCCCCGGTGGATTTTTTAAGCGTGAGACAAAACCGAGTGATTTTGAAACGCTAACTTCGCGTATAGTAGACCGCTCGCTTCGCCCGCTTTTCCCAAAAGGATTTGGACACCCTACACAGATAACCATTATGACATTTAGCGTTGACGCTGAGGCAGATCTGCAAGTTTTGGCACTTAATGCGGCATCTGCAGCGCTGTATGTAAGCGATATAGATATTAACAAATCAGTATCTGCCGTAAGAGCGGCAAATGTCAACGGAGAGCTTGTTTTAAACCCTACTCTTTCTCAGTTAAACAGCTCTACGCTGGACCTTTATCTATCGGGAACAAAAGACGAACTTTTGATGATCGAGATGAGAAGCATCGGTTCAGAGAAGATAGACACTGCTCTTGTGATCGACCCTCTTATTGATCCAGCGATGAGTGCGCCTGTTATTACTACGCATACATCAAACGCACTGGGCGAAGATGAACTTATAGATATCCTGCAGAGGGCACAGCAACTTCTTTTTGCGAGCAATGCAAAATATGAAGACTCTTTTAGAGAGTTTAAAAAAGAGACTAAGGCTATAGAGTATAAAGCGCACGTTATAAACGAAGAGATGGTCGGTTATGTAAGAGAAAATCACATGCCGGATATTAAAGCTGCAATGAATCAGATGGCTAAATCAGAGCGCTCAACTGCCCTAAGAGCACTTAGAAAAAATATTATGCTTACACAAGAACATTGGGATGAAGTAGAGTTAAAAGATGCGATCGAGAGAGTCAAAAGAGAACAGGTTAGAACTCAGATACTTAGCGAGAGTGTCAGAGCAGACGGCAGAGCTTTAAATGAGGTAAGACCTATATCTATAAGCACGAATGTTCTTCCTCGCGCACACTCCTCATGTCTCTTTACACGTGGTCAGACACAGGCACTTGTCGTACTAACGATGGGTGGATCAAAAGATGCACAGATGTTTGAAACATTGACGGATGAGGGAATCCAAAACGAGAACTTTATGGTTCACTATAATTTTCCTGGATTCAGCGTCGGGGAAGCATCTCCGATAATGGGAACAAAGAGAAGAGAGCTTGGACATGGAAATTTAGCTAAAAGAGCTCTGGAGCCTATTGTAAATCTGGATGGGCAGACAGTTCGTCTGGTCTCTGAGATACTGGAGTCAAACGGTTCATCATCAATGGCTACTGTTTGTGGCGGATATATGGCGCTAAAAGCTGCCGATATAGAGACAAGCGATGTTATTGCAGGAATTGCTATGGGTATGGTCAGTGAAGGCGATAAGTATGCGATTCTCTCAGACATCATGGGACTTGAAGACCATGATGGCGATATGGACTTTAAAGTAACTGGTTCAAGAGATGGAATTACTGCAATGCAGATGGATATTAAGCTTGGAGGTATCGGGTTAGATATACTTAAAGAGGCACTCTACCAGGCAAAAGAGGGAAGAGCACATATTATAGGCATCATGCAGGAAGCTGAAAAAAATATCGAGTTTAATGACGGCGTACTTCCTAGCACGGATTTTTTCCATATTCATCCAAGTTTTATCGGCGAGATAATAGGTCAGGCAGGAAAAACTATCCGTGAGATAATTGAGAAGTTTGAAGTTGCAATCGACATAGATAAAAAAGATGGAAAAGTAAAAGTAACAGGTAAAAGCAAAAGCGGCGTAAAAGCTGCAAGAGAGCATATTGAAGGGATTGTTAACGCTCCTAAAGTTGCCAATATAGATTACAAAGTAGGCGATAAATATAAAGGCGTCATTAAAAAGATAGTTGATTTCGGTGCGTTTGTAGAGTTGCCGGATGGAACTGATGGATTGATTCACATCTCCAAGATATCTGATCAGAGAGTAGATAAGGTAAGTGACGTAGTCAGTGAGGGCGATGAGATAGATGTTGAGATCTTAGAGTTCAAGGGCAATAAGATCTCTCTAGGGCGTGCTTAGAAAAAATTGTATACATTAAAGTAATTTTTAGTACTTTTTGTATATAATTCGCCATCAAATTTTAGTAGGGAAATCCTTGCATTTATGTTTGGGTTGCTATATTCACCGTGGATATGGTTACGCTAGCCGAAAAAGTTTGTAATAATTTTAATGGAGAAACTATGAAAAAAGTTCTATTTTTAATGTTAGCTCTTGCTACTGCTGCATTTGCTGCTGATGGTGACGTTGCTAACCAAACTCTTAAAGCTTACTCAATGATCGCTGCAGGTCTTGGTCTTGGTCTTGCTGCTCTTGGTGGAGCTATCGGTATGGGTCATACTGCTGCTGCTACAATTGCTGGTACAGCTCGTAACCCAGGTTTAGGTGCTAAACTTATGACTACGATGTTTATCGCTCTTGCGATGATCGAAGCACAGGTTATCTACGCACTTGTAATTGCTCTAATCGCACTTTACGCAAACCCTTACTTAGGTTAATCAACCAAAGTAACCCTCGCTGACCCTTTCGGGTCGGCACTTTTAAATTTTCTTTATGCGATCGTGGTGGAACGGTAGACACGCTACCTTGAGGGAACAAATCAAGATAAATGGTCGTTGAAAGAGTTTTTTATATTTAGCGGACGTGGTGGAATGGTAGACACGCGGGCTTGAGGGGCTCGTGCTTCACGGCGTGGGGGTTCAAATCCCCCCGTCCGCACCATAAAAAATTTCAAAATCAACAAAAATCTAGCAGTAGTTCTTGACTCATTTTACGCTTTTGACAACATTTTGGTAACTAAATTTTCTCGGTCTTTTCTCGGTAAACCCAAAAATCTTCAATATTCTTAACATAAACTTAATATCATCTTCAAAACATCGATAAATAGGGACTTTGCAAGCCATCAAACTGTGTTTTTATAGCTTTGTTTGATAAGTTTCGCAAGATTTTCAAGTTATGCAAGTTTTCTAATTTTTATAGCTCTTGTTGACAATTTTATTGTTTTGTACTAGAATACAAAATATATACTAATTTATATGTATTGGAATAAAAATGATAGAACAACTACAACTACTTTCAAACCAAATCTTAGCTCAAAAGGTACCTGATTATAAAAGGTTTCTTTTTTCTGAGATAGATTTTAATGAACGGCTTATTGGAGTTTTAGGCTCACGAGGTGTGGGTAAAACAACTATTCTACTCCAATATCTTCATGAGATATATAAAAATAAAAAAACACTTTACATTATGGCAGATCATCCCATTGTAGTCCAACTTGGATTGTTCGCTATTGCCGATGAGTTTCAGAAAAAAGGGGGAGAGGTTTTAATAATTGATGAAATTCATAAAATTAAAAGTTTTGAGGTAGATCTCAAACTTATATACGATAGCTTTTTTAGTTTGAATGTAGTGTTCACAGGTTCCAATGCGGTCGCAATTGACAATGCAAAAGTAGCGAATAGCGGTTGCGAAGCAAACTTTCCTCGAAAAGCAGATTTAAGCAGGCGAGCAGTGATCTATAAACTACCGGTGCTCTCATTTAGAGAGTTCTTAGAGTTAGAAACTAATGAAAAGTTTGAACCTTTTTCTTTGGAAGATCTATTGAAAAATCATACTTTACTAGCTACAGAAATTCTATTAAAAGTAAAACCATTTGTGTATTTTGAGGAGTATTTAAAAAATGGTGCATACCCGTTTTATACAACTAGTAAAACGAGCTACATACAAAAATTACTGAGTGCCTCTATGCAGATATTAGAAACCGATCTACCTATGATCTATACTATTGATCACGACAAGATAAACGCACTCAAAAAAATGATGATAATGCTTTGCCAAAGCGAACCATATGACATAAACATCTCTAAACTTTGTGGTGCAGTTGAACTTAACCAAAGAACACTTTATAAATACTTAGGAATATTACAAGCAGCAGGACTCATCAGAATACTCGGTGCAAAGTCAAGCGGTGTGAGCATAATTTCTAAACCTGAGAAGCTATACTTGGACAACACAAATCTGTTTTCGATATTTTGTGACAGTGCAAAAATAGGGACTATAAGAGAAACTTTCTTTGCTTCGTCTGTTTCATATAAACATAATATAAACTATCCTAAAAGCGGAGACTTCATACTTGATGACAAATATACATTTGAGATCGGTGGAAAAGATAAAAATATCAAACAGATTAAAAATCTAGAAGATGCTTATATTGTTGCAGATGATATAGAGATTGGCATTGATAATAAAATTCCTCTTTGGCTATTTGGATTTATCTATTAAGCTGACATCTATCGTATTTTAAAACTTTGTATCTTTTAGAAACATAGAAAAATATTTACTGTGTCAGCATATATCACTATGTATCAATCAAAATTTACCCCTAGAATTGGCTTGTTTTTTCAAATATACTCTTAATAGATAGCGATTTTGTCCTATCAAATAAAGGTTATTAAGGAGAAAAAAATGCCACGAATTAAATCAAAAGAAAAATCTTCACTCTTAGATATATATCCGTATTCAAAAGATGCTTTTCAATATCTGTATGATAAATTAACAGATAAAGATTTTAAGCGACCGTATATTTATTATGACAAAGCCATAAATGCTGTGACCGGTATTATTTGGGACATTACACAAGGTGAGCCAGAAATTACCGAGATTATTTCCACTATGGATAAAATGGTTGGCATCCGCTCAGAGAAAACAAAATCACGACTTGAGAAGATCGTAGATACTTGGCTTAAAAAAGCGTACTATTTGAAACTCAAAAAAGGTTATGTAATTCATCGTTCATTTTTACTAAAGTTTGTAAAAACAATATATCAAAATTATGATGAAAACATCAAACGAGCAGCTATTTATCATTTTGACAAATACAATGATAAAAACAAAAAAAAGATCAAAAGAGTCTATGAAAATATTCGCTTAAATAATCTGCAAGAAAGGTATCCAGAGTTTAATATTTTCGATGCGTATGCCTATGCACTTGTGACTGAAAAGTTCAAAATAAAAGAAGACGACCTTATAGAGTTTGAGAATATTGTCGCCCTCTTAAAGTCTCCAAATGAGTAAAAGGGACGAAAAATTCAACCTAGTAACGATTTTTTCTGACACTATGCTAGAAAGTACTTAATATAGGGCTTTCTCAGTATCGTTTTAGTAAGCATTTTATTTTAGGGGACAAAATCAAGTATATAAATACTTCTTTTTGTCCTTTTTCAAGGACAAAATCACGCTTATTATGAACGACAGTGAATAGCGACGGACTAAATTATGTTTGGAGTATAAAAAAATCTCTAATATCTACTTGAAGTACATTAGCAATTTTATAGAGTTGTTCTATGTTGTAGTGTTTGTTTTCATGCCCAGCTTCAATCTTTGCAATTGTACTTACAGTTTTATGACCGATAGAATGAGCTAGATTTAGTTGTGAGATATTTTTTTGTTTTCGTATAGCTTTAACATTATCAGCAATTTTTCGATGCAGTTCTTGTATCTCATCTTGTGAGATTTCCTGTAAATTTTCTATGTAAAAAATCCTGTAACATTTTTACTTGATTATATAGAATCACACAAATTAATAAAATTCCCTATAGTGAAATATTTTTTAAGCAAAATTTTTTTATAATAAATCTATAAAACAAATATTTCAGGAGCAAAAAATGGCAGAGTATTTCGCACATGTACTAGCAAGACTTATTGTAAGTTATTTAACTTTATTGGTAATATCACTAGTTATTTTGGCAGGTTACTGGATTATCGCAGATTATAGCTCTATGCTAGCGTTTATACACAGTGTAAGTGACAATGCTTTTGCAGAGTTTGTTTTGTGGATGCCATTTATATTTGCTTGGTTTAAGCCAGATAAGAAAGGTAATGCAAATGCTTACTATCACAGACAAGCAAATTTTTGGGCAATGTATGACACTACTGGGGGAAGATGGTAGTGTCAAAAGTTTATCTCTTTTTTCTATTGACATATTTTTTTGGAAATTCCCATCTATATGCTGATGATATAGGAAGAATAATCGATTGTGAAACTTCAACTATGACTTATGAATATGTAAAATGCAAACCAAGCAATAAGGTCTTTGAAGTTATAGACATTTTACAAGATGGTTGGATTGCAGTTAATAACCATTCATTTTATGTGACTTTTAAAAAAGTAAAAA is a window from the Sulfurimonas crateris genome containing:
- a CDS encoding phosphoribosyltransferase, which produces MKKYKNILKDRLDAAKRLQDVVPMQKLKDENWKIVAVSRGGLELAYHLRGKYKNSVDFLFSEAIFAPNNSECEIARVCESEEIVINENLVAAFGIKYDYVYGEAHRKHEEKILSYIYQYRKGRPFASMSDQVVLLVDEGSETGMKFLTALKMILAMKPKAVYIAVPVIPSDVLEFLEQFTDNIFFIYNIDDYVETSLYYEELNKIDEDMIEKILGEKSEI
- a CDS encoding polyribonucleotide nucleotidyltransferase, with the protein product MKYDVNIDLENRSEEYSFSEVARQANGAAWIKSGDTVILATVVIDETEIVKDDFLPLTVQYIEKTYAAGKIPGGFFKRETKPSDFETLTSRIVDRSLRPLFPKGFGHPTQITIMTFSVDAEADLQVLALNAASAALYVSDIDINKSVSAVRAANVNGELVLNPTLSQLNSSTLDLYLSGTKDELLMIEMRSIGSEKIDTALVIDPLIDPAMSAPVITTHTSNALGEDELIDILQRAQQLLFASNAKYEDSFREFKKETKAIEYKAHVINEEMVGYVRENHMPDIKAAMNQMAKSERSTALRALRKNIMLTQEHWDEVELKDAIERVKREQVRTQILSESVRADGRALNEVRPISISTNVLPRAHSSCLFTRGQTQALVVLTMGGSKDAQMFETLTDEGIQNENFMVHYNFPGFSVGEASPIMGTKRRELGHGNLAKRALEPIVNLDGQTVRLVSEILESNGSSSMATVCGGYMALKAADIETSDVIAGIAMGMVSEGDKYAILSDIMGLEDHDGDMDFKVTGSRDGITAMQMDIKLGGIGLDILKEALYQAKEGRAHIIGIMQEAEKNIEFNDGVLPSTDFFHIHPSFIGEIIGQAGKTIREIIEKFEVAIDIDKKDGKVKVTGKSKSGVKAAREHIEGIVNAPKVANIDYKVGDKYKGVIKKIVDFGAFVELPDGTDGLIHISKISDQRVDKVSDVVSEGDEIDVEILEFKGNKISLGRA
- a CDS encoding F0F1 ATP synthase subunit C — encoded protein: MKKVLFLMLALATAAFAADGDVANQTLKAYSMIAAGLGLGLAALGGAIGMGHTAAATIAGTARNPGLGAKLMTTMFIALAMIEAQVIYALVIALIALYANPYLG
- a CDS encoding ATP-binding protein — protein: MIEQLQLLSNQILAQKVPDYKRFLFSEIDFNERLIGVLGSRGVGKTTILLQYLHEIYKNKKTLYIMADHPIVVQLGLFAIADEFQKKGGEVLIIDEIHKIKSFEVDLKLIYDSFFSLNVVFTGSNAVAIDNAKVANSGCEANFPRKADLSRRAVIYKLPVLSFREFLELETNEKFEPFSLEDLLKNHTLLATEILLKVKPFVYFEEYLKNGAYPFYTTSKTSYIQKLLSASMQILETDLPMIYTIDHDKINALKKMMIMLCQSEPYDINISKLCGAVELNQRTLYKYLGILQAAGLIRILGAKSSGVSIISKPEKLYLDNTNLFSIFCDSAKIGTIRETFFASSVSYKHNINYPKSGDFILDDKYTFEIGGKDKNIKQIKNLEDAYIVADDIEIGIDNKIPLWLFGFIY
- a CDS encoding helix-turn-helix transcriptional regulator; the protein is MFYIENLQEISQDEIQELHRKIADNVKAIRKQKNISQLNLAHSIGHKTVSTIAKIEAGHENKHYNIEQLYKIANVLQVDIRDFFILQT